In the Streptomyces cinnamoneus genome, AACTTCCGCAGGAAGGGGACCGCCGTGACCACGAGGACCAGCACCGCGGCCGTCAGCAGGCCGCCGATCACCGTGCGGGACGGCGGCAGCGCCGAGGACGTGCGCTCGGTGCCGGTGATGTAGCCGAAGGTCAGCAGCAGGATGATGTGGCTGGCCAGACCGAACAGCTGGGACGCTCCCACGCTGGCCACCGCGAGGCCGGGCCGCAGGCCCGAGCGCTGGAGGAAGCGCGTGTTGAGGGCCACGCCGCCAACCGCCGCCGGGGCGACCAGCTTCACGAACGAGCCGGCGACCTGCGCGAGCAGCGTCCGGCCGAACGGCACCTTCTCGGGCACGAAGCCCAGCAGGCTCATCGCCGCCGCCACGTAGGTCAGCGCGGAGAAGCCGGCCGCGGCGGCCACCCATCCCCAGTTGGCGTGGGCGACGAGGTCGCCCAGTCTGACGTGGGCGAGCTGCGACAGCAGGACGTAGGCGGCGATGGCGCCCGCCAGGGAGCTGATCAGCGTCCGGGGCCTGATGCGTTCCAGGCGGACGGGCTCTATCGGAGCCTGCGGGCGGATCAGCAACACCTGCCGGCGGATCTGGGCGAGCAGGTCCTCCTCGCGGGCCTCCTCGGCGGCCACGTCGAGGGCCTGCTTCTCCGCCTTCCGCTCGGCCTTGATCGCCCTGCGGTCGCCCTTGGCGTCCTCGGGCCCGGCCTCGGCGCGCTCGCGCGCCTTCTGCTCGCGGTCGACGCGGGACGACTCCAGGACCGCCTCGCGCTCCTGCTCCGCCCGCTCGCGGGCGATCTGGCGCAGCGTGGCCCGGCTGGCCCGGGAGAGAGCGATGGGCTGGAGCAGCGGCAGGCTGTCGGCGACCGCCTCGGGGCCGAGGACGGCGACGGCGGAGGCCACGGCGCGCTCGGCGCCGACCCGCAGGCCCAGCGTCGTCAGCAGCTGGGCCACGTCCATCCGCAGCACCAGGTCTCCGGCGGCGATCTCGCCGCCGCGCAGATCGGTCAGGACGACGTTGCCGGAACGATCCACCAGGAGCGCGTCACCGTCCAGCCGGCGGTGGGCGATCCGGCGGGACTGCAGGGCGTGCACCTGGCGCCAGGCGCCCGCCGTCAGCTCGTCGGTGATCTCCTCGGTGGGCGTGGCGTCGAGGGTGCGGCCGCCGATGTGCTCGTAGACGAGCATCACGGCGTCCGGGCCCAGCTCGGAGGTGGCGATGAGCTTGGGCGCGTTGGCGCCGGCGGCGATGGCCGCGTAGGCCAGCAGCGCCTCCTGCTCCAGGGCCTGGCGCAGGGACACCAGACTGCGGCGCTGGATGATGCCGCGCAGGGCGAGCCGCTGCCAGACGCGGTAGAAGAAGCCCTGCGCCTGCTGCTCGCGGTCGACGACCGTGACGTCCAGGGGCGGGCCGTCCTCCAGGGTGACCATGTAGCGCCGGCCGCGGTCGGGGTGGCTGGAGGGCTCGGTCTCGGCGTCCTCGATGCGCAGGGCGGTCACCGGCTTGAAGCCGACGCGCCGCAGCCCGGCCAGCAGGTGCTGGCCGGTGGGGCGGACGTTGGGGGAGCCGACGGCGTAGAGCGTGCCGTAGGCGACGGTCCAGCCGATCAGCACGGTGGTCACGATCGAGAACGGCGTGGTGTAGCCGTTGACGAGCACCGCGAAGGCGTCCAGGAGGAGGACCGCCCACATGGCCACGCGCCAGCGGGGCCGGCGGGACATGCCGACCGCCGTCATGTAGGCGATCACCGGGGCCAGATAGCCGTGCACCGGGTCGGTGAAGCCGCCGGTGGGGGAGGCCTGGGTGAGCGCGGCGCGGATCGACGCGGGGGCGGCCTCGGCGACCCACAGGTCGGTGGCCAGGGAGACCCCGTGCGCGAGGACGGCGGCCAGGACGCCGTCGGCGATGCGCAGGCCGTCCCGTTTGATGAGCCGTTCGATGGCGAACGCCACGGGGACGATGAAGATCGCGACGTTGGCCGCGAGCCCGGCGAAGTTCGCCAGCAGCTGCGGTGCCCGCCCGGTGCTCTCGCGGATGTCCGTCGCCAGGCCCGTGGTGGTGCCGTGGGCGAAGGCCGCGAGGGCGAGCACGAGGGCGATGCCGACGATGCCCAGGAAGAGCCGCACCAGGTCGGCGGGGCGGTGGACGCGGGCGGGGAGCAGCGGCTCGTCGCCGGAAACCTTGTCGACCGTGACCTCGCCGTCCTCGCACCGGTAGCCCGCGGGTGCCTCCGCCTCCCCGGGCCGGCCGGGGTCCGGGTGGCCGTGGCAGGGCAGCACCCCGGGAGCGCCCTCCTCCTCCGGAGGCTGTGCGCCCTGCTGCTCGTCAGTCTCGTCTTGGTCTCGTATCACCAGTCACCGCCCGGAAGATGGTGGCATGGCCCGGCCGGGCAAGGGGTTATCAGGGTGCATTTCGGGGGGCGCGGACTCCGGATCGTACGCCCTGTACTGCGGAGACGCACTCTGGGTGATCTTGTGGAATGTCTTATTCCGATCGGCTGGGGCCGGTTGTCGGCGGCCTGCGGCAGTATGGACCGGGTGAACGAGCTTCCGGAGTACGCCGAGCGAGTGCTGGCCGTCGCCGAGCTGATCCCGCCGGGGCGCGTGATGACGTACGGGGACGTCGCCGAGTGGCTCGGCGAGGGAGGACCCCGCCAGGTCGGCCGGGTCATGGCGCTCTACGGCGGGACCGTCGCCTGGTGGCGCGTGGTCCGCGCGGACGGCGTCCTGCTGCCCGGCCACGAGCTGCGCGCCCTCGGCCACTACCGCGCGGAGGGCACACCGCTGCGCGAGCGGGGCACCGCCGGCGAGGGGGCCGACGGCCACATGCCGCGGCTCGCGATGGCACGGGCCCGCTGGGACGGCGCCGGCGCGCCGGATGTGACTCCGCACACCTGACGCCGCACCCGCCGCCCCGCTCCCGGCCCAGTGCCCCCAAGGGGTAACCCGAAGGTGTGAGGCCGCACGGCGGCGAGGGGAACACCCCGGACGCTCTGCGTCCCACCCGTCCCCTGGCGTAGCGTCGGGGACCGGCCTTCGCACGGCCCCTCCTGTCAGCACCACACCCCGCACCTCCACCAGGACCGGCCATCCACGTGAGTTCCTCCCCGTCTCCCCGCCCGGCGCGGCAGCCCGCGGGCGCGTACCGCCTGGTGCGCACCCGGCCGGAGCGCGTGGCTCCTCCTGAGCTGGACGCACACCAGCGTGCCGTGGTTGAGCACGCTCACGGGCCGCTGCTGGTGCTCGCCGGGCCGGGTACGGGCAAGACGACGACGCTCGTCGAGGCCGTGGTGGAGCGGGTGCGGCGCGGCACCGACCCGCAGCGGATCCTCGTCCTGACCTTCAGCCGCAAGGCGGCCGTCGAGCTGCGCGACCGCATGGCCGCCCGCCTCGGCGCCCACGGGCCGCAGGCGACCACCTTCCACTCCTACTGCTACGCCCTGGTGCGCGCCCACCAGGGCGATGAGGACGGCGCCCCGTTCTCGGAGCCGGTCCGCCTGCTGTCCGGTCCCGAACAGGACGTCATGGTCCGCGAGCTGCTGGCCGGGGAGACCGAGCTGGGCCGCGTCGACTGGCCCGGCGAGCTGCGCGCCTGCCTGACCACGCGCGGCTTCGCCGACGAGGTGCGGGCCGTCCTCGCCCGCAGCCGCGAGCTGGGCCTGGGCCCGGCCGAGCTGGGCCGCTTCGCCGGCCTGACCGGCCGGCCGGACTGGCGGGCCGCCGCGTCCTTCCTGGCCGACTACCTCGACGTGCTCGACATGCGCGGCGTGCTCGACTACGCCGAGCTGGTCCACCGCGCGGTGCTGCTCGCGGAGAGCCCCGGGGCCGGCGCGGAGCCGGGCCGGCGCTACGACGCGATCTTCGTGGACGAGTACCAGGACACCGACGTGGCCCAGGTGCGGCTGCTGCGGGCCCTGGCGGGCACGGGCGGGCGGACTCTCGTGGCCTTCGGCGACCCCGACCAGTCGATCTACGCCTTCCGGGGCGCCGACGTGGGCGGCATCCTGGACTTCCCGCACGTCTTCCGCCAGGCCGACGGCTCGCCCGCGCCGGTGCGGGTGCTGACCGTCTCGCGCCGCTCCGGGGCGGACCTGCTCGCCGCCACCCGGCTGCTCACCCGCCGCATGCCGCTCACCCGGCTGCCCGCCGACGCGGTGCGCGCCCACCGGGACCTCGCGGCCGTACGGGAGGGCGGCCGCGTCGAGGCGTACACCTACCCGACCGCCGGTGCCGAGGTCGACAACATCGCCGACGTCCTGCGCCGCGCGCACCTGGAGGACGGCGTCCCCTGGCGCGAGATGGCCGTCCTCGTCCGCGCGGGCTCCCGCTCGATACCGGGCCTGCGCCGCGCGCTGACCTCCGCCGGCGTCCCCGTCGAGGTCGACGGCGACGACGTGCCGCTGCGGCACGAGCCGGCGGTCGCCCCCCTGCTCACCGCGCTGCGGGTGGTGGCGGAGGCGGCGGACCGGCCGGCCGCCGGGACACCGGCGCAGGACCCGGACCCCGCCAGGGGGCCGGAGCGCCCCTGGCTGGACGCCGAGACCGCGCTCGCCCTGCTCACCTCGCCCCTGGGCGGCATGGACGCCACCGACCTGCGCAGGCTCGGCCGTGCCCTGCGCGAGGAGGAACGGGCCGCGGGCGCCCCCGCCCCGAGGCCCTCGGACGTCCTCATCGCCGAGGCCCTCGCCGAACCGGCGCGGCTCGCCGCCCACGACCCGGCGTACGCCCGGGGCGCCCAGCGCCTGGGCGCGCTTCTGCTCGGCGCCCGCGAACTCCTCGAGAACGGCGGCACCACCGAGGACGCCCTCTGGGCGCTGTGGGACGGCACCCCCTGGCCCACCCGCCTCCAGCGCGCGGCCCACCGCGGCGGCGCCGCCGGCCGCAACGCCGACCGGGACCTCGACGCCGTGTGCGCCCTCTTCGAGACCGCCGCCCGCGCCGAGGAGCGCACCGGCGGCCACGGTGCCCTGAACTTCCTGGACGAGCTCCAGGCCCAGGACATCGCCGCCGACACCCTCACCCGCCGGGCCGTGCGCCCGGACGCCGTACGGCTCATGACCGCCCACCGCTCCAAGGGGCTCCAGTGGCGGCTGGTCGTGGTGGCGGGCGTCCAGGAGGGCCTCTGGCCCGACCTGCGCCGCCGCGGCTCGCTCCTGGAGGCCGACCGCATCGGGCGCGACGGACTGGCCGAGCCCCTCAGCCCCGGTGCCCTCCTCGCCGAGGAGCGCCGGCTGTTCTACGTGGCCGCCACGCGCGCGTGCGAGCGGCTGGTCGTCACCGCCGTCAAGGCCGCCGCTGAGGACGGTGACCAGCCCTCCCGCTTCCTGGCCGAGCTGGGCGCCGAGCCCGTCGACATCACCCAGCGGCCCCGCCGCCCCCTCGCCGTCGCCCCGCTCGTGGCCGAGCTGCGCGCCACGACCGTCGACCCCGGCGCCTCGGAGGCCCTGCGCGCCGCCGCCGCCGAGCGGCTCGCCCGGCTGGCGGCGCTGCGCGACGAGGAGGACCAGCCGCTCGTCCCCGCGGCACACCCCTACCGCTGGTGGGGCCTCGACGAGGCCACCCACAGCGAGGCGCCGCTGCGGGACCCCGGCCGGCCCCTCGCCCTCTCCGGCTCCGCCCTCGGCCAGCTCACCGACACCTGCTCCCTCCAGTGGTTCCTGGGACGCGAGGTGAAGGCCGACGCCCCGGCCACCGCCGCCCAGGGCTTCGGCAACGTCGTGCACGTCCTCGCCGACGAGGTCGCCTCCGGCCGCACCCCCGCCGACCTCGCCGTCCTGATGGAGCGGCTGGAGTCGGTGTGGGACGCGCTCGCCTTCGACGCCCCCTGGAAGTCGCTGCAGGAGAAGGAGAACGCCCGCGCCGCCCTGGAGCGCTTCCTGCGCTGGCACGTGATGGACCGCGGCGGCCGCAGTGCCGTGGCGACCGAGCACCCCTTCGACGTCACCCTCAAGGCCGAGCAGTACCTCGTCCGCATCCGCGGCTCCATGGACCGCGTCGAACGCGACGACCAGGGCCGCGCCTACGTCGTCGACTTCAAGACCGGCAAGGGCGCGGTGTCCGCCAGGGACGTCGAACGCCACCCCCAGCTGGCCGTCTACCAGCTCGCGGTGCGGGAGGGCGCCGTGGACGACGTCTTCGGCGGCGAGCGGCCCCCCGCGGGCGGCGCCGAACTCGTCCAGCTGCGCCAGGGCGCGGCCAAGAAGGAGGGCGGGGACGCCCTGCCCAAGATCCAGGCGCAACGGCCGCCGGACGGGGGCGCGGAGGGCGACTGGATCGGCGGGCTGCTCGCCGAGGCCGCGGGCCGGGTGCTCGAGGAACGGTTCGCGCCCCGCCCCGGCCAGCACTGCGCGCACTGCTCCTTCCGCGCCTCCTGCACGGCCCGGCCCGAGGGCCGGCAGATCGTGGAGTGAGGTGTCAGTGGCCCCCGTTAGCGTGTGTGGTGTGACCCCGCGCCTGACCGACCCCGAGCAGCTCAAGGAGCTGCTCGGCATCCCGTTCACCCCGGAGCAGACGGCCTGCATCACCGCGCCGCTCGCCCCGCAGGTCATCGTGGCCGGAGCCGGCTCGGGCAAGACCACCGTCATGGCCGCCCGCGTCGTCTGGCTGGTCGGCACGGGACAGGTCGCGCCCGAGCAGGTCCTCGGCCTGACCTTCACCAACAAGGCCGCCGGCGAGCTGTCCGAGCGCGTCCGCAAGGCGCTCGGCCAGGCCGGGGTCCTGCCGGACGAGCCGTCCGACGGCGGTTTCGGGGAGGAGACCGCCGGCGAGCCGCAGATCTCGACGTACCACGCCTTCGCCGGGCGCCTGCTGAAGGACCACGGCCTGCGCATCGGCCTGGAGCCCACCGCCCGGCTGCTCGCCGACGCCACCCGCTTCCAGCTGGCCGCCCGCGTCCTGCGCGCCTCCCCGGGCCCGCACCCCGCGCTGACCCGCTCCTTCGCCGACCTCGTCGCCGACCTCCTCGCCCTGGACGGCGAGCTGGCCGAGCACCTGGTCCCGCCCGCCCGGCTGCGGGCGTACGACCACGGCCTGCTGGCGGCGCTGGAGGACGTCAGGCTCACCAACGACGACCTGCGCAAGGTGCCCGCCACCGCCCGCGCCCGCACGGAACTGCTCGGCCTGGTCGAGGAGTACCGGCGGGAGAAGCGCGGCCGCGACCTCCTCGACTTCGGCGACCAGATCGCCCACTGCGCGGAGCTGGCCGGCCGCCCGGAGGTGGGCCGCCTCCTGCGGGAGGAGTTCAAGGTCGTCCTCCTCGACGAGTACCAGGACACCTCCGTCGCCCAACGGCTCCTGCTCTCCGGCCTGTTCGGCGGGGGCACGGGGCACGCGGTGACCGCCGTCGGCGACCCCTGCCAGGCCATCTACGGCTGGCGCGGCGCCTCCGTGGCCAACCTGGACGACTTCCCGCACCACTTCCCCCACGCCGACGGCCGTCCCGCCCGGCGCCACTCCCTCAGCGAGAACCGCCGCAGCGGCGGCCGCCTGCTCGACCTCGCCAACGCCCTGGCGGCGCCCCTGCGCGCGCGCCACGAGGGCGTCGAGGCGCTGCGGCCCGCACCCGGCGCCGAGCGCGACGGCGTGGTGCGCTGCGCCCTGCTGCCCACCCACGCCGAGGAGCTCGACTGGCTCGCCGACTCCCTCGCACACCTCGTGCGCACCGGCACCCGGCCCGGCGACATCGCGGTGCTGTGCCGGACCGCGGGCGACTTCGCCCAGATCCAGGGCGCCCTGGTGGAGCGGGACATCCCGGTCGAGGTCGTGGGCCTGTCCGGGCTGCTGCACCTGCCGGAGATCGCCGACCTCGTCGCCGTCTGCGAGGTCCTCCAGGACCCCACGGCCAACGCCGCCCTCGTCCGGCTCCTCATCGGCCCCCGCTGGCGCGTCGGCCCCCGCGACCTGGCGCTCCTCGGCCGCCGCGCCCGCACCCTCGTGCCCTACGGGCCCACGGGCGCCGACCCCGGGCGGCGCCTCGCCGAAGCGGTCGAGGGCGTGGACCCGGCCGAGGTCGTCTCGCTGGCCGACGCGCTGGACACCTTCCTCACCACCGAGCAGCCCGACGACGGCCTACCGTTCTCGCCCGAGGCCCGCGTCCGCTTCGCCCGCCTCGCCGCCGAGCTGCGCGACCTGCGCCGCAGCCTGGCCGATCCGCTGATGGACGTCCTGCACCGCGTCCTCGCCACCACGGGCCTCGAAGTCGAGCTGTCCGCCTCCCCGCACGCCCTGGCCGCGCGCCGCCGGGAGACCCTCACCCAGTTCCTCGACGTCGCCGCGGGCTTCGCGGCCCTGGACGGCGAGGCCACGCTGCCGGCCTTCCTGGGCTTCCTGCGCACGGCCGCGCAGTACGAGAAGGGCCTGGACAGCTCGCTGCCGGGCGGCGAGGACACCGTCAAGATCCTCACCGCGCACAAGTCCAAGGGCCTGGAGTGGGATGTCGTGGCCGTCCCCGGCCTCGTCGCCAAGTCCTTCCCCAGCGAGCAGTCCCGGGACGCCTGGACGGCCCAGCCGAAGGTCCTCCCACACGCCCTGCGCGGCGACGCCGACACCCTTCCCGACGTGACCGCCTGGGACAGCAAGGGCCTCGTCGCCTTCAAGACGGCCATGAAGGCCCACCAGCACACCGAGGAACTGCGCCTCGGCTACGTCACCTTCACCCGCCCCCGCTCCCTCCTGCTCGGCTCCGGCCACTGGTGGGGCCCGAACCAGAAGAAGCCCCGCGGCCCCTCCGCCTTCCTCGACGCGCTGCGCCTGCACTGCGAGGCGGGCCACGGCGAGATCGAGGTCTGGGCCGACGCCCCGGAGGAGGGCGTGCAGAACCCCGCCCTGCGCGAGGCCGCCACGGACCACTCCTGGCCCCTGCCCCTGGACCCGGACTCCCTGGCGCGCCGCCGCCGGGCGGCGGACGCGGTGCTGGCCCACCTGGAGCGCGCCCGCACGCGGCAGGAGGAGCCGGACGACCGGACGGCCCCGGCCCACGACCCGGACTGGCCCCCGCCGCCGGAGGACGAGGAGCACCACGGAACGTACGAGGAGGGCGCCGCCGCGTACGAGGACGAGCCGGACGCCTACGGGGACGAGCCCGTCGACTGGGACGAACTCCTGGAGGAACGCCCGGAGCGCACCGTCCCCACCGGCCCGGGCGACGATCCGCGGTCGCCTTCCGTGACCGGGACCGCGACCGCGACCGAAGCCGAGGCCGGCCCGCCCGCCGAGCGGCTGCTCCCCGAGGAGCTGCGCACCGTGGCCTCCTGGGACCGCGACCTCGACGCCCTCGCCGGCGAGCTGAGGCGCGCCCGCGCGCAGGTGCGCGACGTCCTCCTGCCGCCCACGCTGACCGCCTCCCAGCTGATCCGGCTGGCCGCCGACCCGGACGCCTTCGCCCGCGACCTCGCCCGGCCCATGCCGCGCAGGCCGCAGCCGGCCGCGCGCCGCGGCACCCGCTTCCACGCCTGGGTGGAGTCCCGCTTCGAGGCCCTGCCGCTCCCGTTGCCGGGCCCCGACCCGCTGCCGGGCGCCGAGGAGGACGAGCCGGAGATCGCCGACGAGCGGGACCTCGCCGCCCTCAAGGAGGCCTTCGAGCGCACGCCCTACGCCCACCGCACCCCGCACCGCGTCGAGGTGCCGTTCCAGCTCACCCTCGCGGGCCGAGTGGTCCGCGGCCGGATTGACGCGGTCTACCGCGAGGCGGGGCCCGGGGCCGGCGCGGGGGACCGGTACGAGATCGTCGACTGGAAGACCCAGCGCGACCACGACGCCGACCCCCTCCAGCTGGCGGTCTACCGCCTCGCCTGGGCCGAACTGCACGGCCTGCCGCTGTCCTCCGTGACCGCCGCGTTCGTCTACGTACGCGACGGCGAGGTCGTCAGGCCGCCCGCGCTGCCCGGCCGTGCCGCGCTCGAAAAGATCCTTCTGGGGGAGGGAGAGTGAGGAAACCCGGTCATGGTCACGCCGTGTGTCCGGATAGGCTCGATGTCATGAGCGACACCCCGGACAACGTCGTCCGCGCGTACATCGACGAGCACCGCGCCGCATTCCTCGGCGACCTCGCCGACTGGCTGCGCATCCCCTCCGTGTCGGCCGACCCGGCCCGCGCGGGTGACGTGCGCCGGAGCGCGGACTGGCTGGCGGCGAAGCTCACGGAGACGGGCTTCCCCGTCGTCGAGGTCTGGGAGACGGGCGACGGCGCCGGCGCGCCCGCCGTGTTCGCGGAGTGGCCCTCCGGTGCGGACGGCGCCCCGACGGTCCTGGTCTACGGGCACCACGACGTGCAGCCCGCGGCCCGCGAGGACGGCTGGCACACGGACCCGTTCGAGCCCACGACCGTCGACGGCCGGCTGTACGCGCGCGGCGCCGCCGACGACAAGGGCCAGGTGTTCTTCCACACCCTCGGCGTCCGCGCCCACCTGGCCGCCACCGGCCGCACGGCCCCCGCCGTCAACCTCAAGCTGCTGATCGAGGGCGAGGAGGAGTCCGGCTCGCCGAACTTCCCCGCGCTCGTCCAGGCCCGCGCCGAGCGCCTCGCCTGCGACATGGTGATCGTCTCCGACACGGGCATGTGGGCCGAGGACACCCCGACCGTCTGCACCGGCATGCGCGGCCTCACCGACTGCCAGATCGATCTCTACGGGCCGGACCAGGACCTCCACTCCGGTTCCTTCGGGGGCGCGGTGCCGAACCCGGCCACCGAGGCTGCCCGCCTGGCCGCCGCCCTGCACGACGACGACCGCCGCGTCGCGATCCCGGGCTTCTACGACGGCGTGGTCGAGCTGACCGACGCCGAGCGCGAGCTGTTCGCCGAGCTGCCCTTCGACGAGAAGCGGTGGCTGCGCGCGGCCCACTCGCACGCCGCCCTCGGCGAGAGCGGCTTCAGTACCCTGGAGCGCGTCTGGGCCCGCCCCACCGCCGAGGTCAACGGCATCGGCGGCGGCTACCAGGGCCCGGGCGGCAAGACCATCGTGCCCTCGACCGCCCAGCTCAAGCTGTCCTTCCGGCTGGTCGCGGGCCAGGACACCGACCGCGTCCAGCAGTCCGTCCGCGCATGGGTGGCCGCGCGCCTGCCGGAGGGCATCCGGCACGAGGTCACGTTCTGGGGCGCCACCCGCCCCTGCCTGACCCCGCTCGACCACCCGGCCCTGCAGTCCGTCGTCCGGGCCATGGGCCGCGCCTTCGGGCAGAAGATCCGCTTCACGCGGGAGGGCGGCTCCGGGCCGGCCGCCGACCTTCAGGACGTGCTCGGCGTCCCCGTGCTGTTCCTCGGCATCTCGGTGCCGTCGGACGGCTGGCACGCCCCGAACGAGAAGGTCGAACTCGACCTCCTCATGAAGGGCGTCGAGACCGCCGCCCACCTGTGGGGCGACCTCGCGCAGAACGCACCCGCCCGCTGACCCGGGCGAGCACCATCATCATCCGTAGGGGGAGTTGGAAGCAGCCGTGACCACCTGGACCGATTTCGCAGCCGCCCGGCCGATCACGCTCAGTGGGGCGAGCGGCATCGACCGCGCCGCGCACCACCGCCTGGACGAGGCGTGGCTCTCCGCAGCCTGGAGCCACCCCTCGACGCGGGTCTTCGTGGTCTCCGGCGGCCAGGCACTGGTCGACGACACCCCTGACGGGCGCACCGAACTGGTGATGACGCCCGCCTTCGAGGCGCCCGTCACCGAGACCCACCGCTACTTCCTCGGCCAGGACGCGGACGGAGTGGCCTACTTCGCCCTCCAGAAGGACGCGCTGCCCGGCCGCATGGACCAGTCGGCGCGCCCGGCCGGGCTGCGCGAGGCGGGACTGCTGCTCTCCCCGCGTGACGCCGGCCTGCTCGTCCACGCCGTGGCCCTGGAGAACTGGCAGCGGCTGCACCGCTTCTGCTCGCGCTGCGGCGAGCGCACGGTCATCGCCGCGGCCGGCCACATCCGCCGCTGCCCGGCCTGCGGCGCCGAGCACTACCCCCGCACCGACCCGGCGGTGATCATGCTGGTGACCGACGAGCACGACCGTGCCCTGCTCGGCCGCCAGATGCACTGGCCCGAGGGCCGCTTCTCGACGCTTGCGGGCTTCGTGGAGCCGGGCGAGTCCATCGAGCAGGCCGTCCGGCGCGAGGTCGCCGAGGAGGCCGGCGTGGTGGTCGGCGACGTGGAGTACGTCGCCAGCCAGCCCTGGCCCTTCCCGTCCAGCCTGATGCTGGGCTTCATGGCGCGCGCCACGTCCTCGGACATCCAGGTGGACGGCGAGGAGATCCACGAGGCGCGCTGGTTCTCCCGCGCGGACCTGCGCGACGCGTTCGCGTCCGGGGAGGTCCTCCCGCCGACGGGCATCTCGATCGCGGCCCGTCTGATCGAGCTCTGGTACGGCGAGCCGCTGCCGTAGCGGGACGGCCCTTCGCGGGCCCGTCCCGGACATGAGGAAGCCCCCGCCGCGGCGGGGGCTCCTTGCCTCTGGCCCGGGGGCCCGGGGGCCCGGGGGCGCGGGGATCAGGCGCCGAGCGCCTGCTTCACCTGGGCCAGGCTGGGGTTGGTCATGATGACCTCCGCGCCGCCGCCCACGGGGACGACCCGGACGGTGGGAACGGTCTGGTTGCCGCCGTTGGCCTTCTCCACGAAGGCGGCCGAGTCGGCGTCGAGCTCGATGTTGATCTCGTTGTAGGTGATGCCCTCGCGGTCCATCTGGCTCTTCAGACGGCGGCAGTAGCCGCACCAGGTGGTGCTGTACATCGTCACGGCGCTCGACATGTGACCCGCGCTCCTTTTTCCTCGGTGGTGTCCGGCGGTGTTCCGGAGGGAGAACGCGCACCCGGGGCGGACCATTCCCCGGGGGGGTGTGAGGGCCACCATGCGCCCCTCCGGTATTAGTACGACCGCAGCGGCCCGCCTGTGGACGACATTCCCGGTCGCCCCCCTGAACCTGGCAGCATGGCGGGGTGACAGCAGCAACGCACTCCACGCTCTTCCCTCAGGTGCCGGCCTCCGCCGACGCGGTGCTCGACGGGCTCGACCCCGAGCAGCGCGAGGTGGCCACGGCCCTGAGCGGCCCGGTGTGCGTGCTGGCCGGCGCCGGGACGGGCAAGACCCGGGCGATCACCCACCGCATCGCCTACGGCGTGCGG is a window encoding:
- a CDS encoding ATP-dependent DNA helicase, whose amino-acid sequence is MTPRLTDPEQLKELLGIPFTPEQTACITAPLAPQVIVAGAGSGKTTVMAARVVWLVGTGQVAPEQVLGLTFTNKAAGELSERVRKALGQAGVLPDEPSDGGFGEETAGEPQISTYHAFAGRLLKDHGLRIGLEPTARLLADATRFQLAARVLRASPGPHPALTRSFADLVADLLALDGELAEHLVPPARLRAYDHGLLAALEDVRLTNDDLRKVPATARARTELLGLVEEYRREKRGRDLLDFGDQIAHCAELAGRPEVGRLLREEFKVVLLDEYQDTSVAQRLLLSGLFGGGTGHAVTAVGDPCQAIYGWRGASVANLDDFPHHFPHADGRPARRHSLSENRRSGGRLLDLANALAAPLRARHEGVEALRPAPGAERDGVVRCALLPTHAEELDWLADSLAHLVRTGTRPGDIAVLCRTAGDFAQIQGALVERDIPVEVVGLSGLLHLPEIADLVAVCEVLQDPTANAALVRLLIGPRWRVGPRDLALLGRRARTLVPYGPTGADPGRRLAEAVEGVDPAEVVSLADALDTFLTTEQPDDGLPFSPEARVRFARLAAELRDLRRSLADPLMDVLHRVLATTGLEVELSASPHALAARRRETLTQFLDVAAGFAALDGEATLPAFLGFLRTAAQYEKGLDSSLPGGEDTVKILTAHKSKGLEWDVVAVPGLVAKSFPSEQSRDAWTAQPKVLPHALRGDADTLPDVTAWDSKGLVAFKTAMKAHQHTEELRLGYVTFTRPRSLLLGSGHWWGPNQKKPRGPSAFLDALRLHCEAGHGEIEVWADAPEEGVQNPALREAATDHSWPLPLDPDSLARRRRAADAVLAHLERARTRQEEPDDRTAPAHDPDWPPPPEDEEHHGTYEEGAAAYEDEPDAYGDEPVDWDELLEERPERTVPTGPGDDPRSPSVTGTATATEAEAGPPAERLLPEELRTVASWDRDLDALAGELRRARAQVRDVLLPPTLTASQLIRLAADPDAFARDLARPMPRRPQPAARRGTRFHAWVESRFEALPLPLPGPDPLPGAEEDEPEIADERDLAALKEAFERTPYAHRTPHRVEVPFQLTLAGRVVRGRIDAVYREAGPGAGAGDRYEIVDWKTQRDHDADPLQLAVYRLAWAELHGLPLSSVTAAFVYVRDGEVVRPPALPGRAALEKILLGEGE
- a CDS encoding dipeptidase — translated: MSDTPDNVVRAYIDEHRAAFLGDLADWLRIPSVSADPARAGDVRRSADWLAAKLTETGFPVVEVWETGDGAGAPAVFAEWPSGADGAPTVLVYGHHDVQPAAREDGWHTDPFEPTTVDGRLYARGAADDKGQVFFHTLGVRAHLAATGRTAPAVNLKLLIEGEEESGSPNFPALVQARAERLACDMVIVSDTGMWAEDTPTVCTGMRGLTDCQIDLYGPDQDLHSGSFGGAVPNPATEAARLAAALHDDDRRVAIPGFYDGVVELTDAERELFAELPFDEKRWLRAAHSHAALGESGFSTLERVWARPTAEVNGIGGGYQGPGGKTIVPSTAQLKLSFRLVAGQDTDRVQQSVRAWVAARLPEGIRHEVTFWGATRPCLTPLDHPALQSVVRAMGRAFGQKIRFTREGGSGPAADLQDVLGVPVLFLGISVPSDGWHAPNEKVELDLLMKGVETAAHLWGDLAQNAPAR
- the nudC gene encoding NAD(+) diphosphatase; the encoded protein is MTTWTDFAAARPITLSGASGIDRAAHHRLDEAWLSAAWSHPSTRVFVVSGGQALVDDTPDGRTELVMTPAFEAPVTETHRYFLGQDADGVAYFALQKDALPGRMDQSARPAGLREAGLLLSPRDAGLLVHAVALENWQRLHRFCSRCGERTVIAAAGHIRRCPACGAEHYPRTDPAVIMLVTDEHDRALLGRQMHWPEGRFSTLAGFVEPGESIEQAVRREVAEEAGVVVGDVEYVASQPWPFPSSLMLGFMARATSSDIQVDGEEIHEARWFSRADLRDAFASGEVLPPTGISIAARLIELWYGEPLP
- a CDS encoding glutaredoxin domain-containing protein → MSSAVTMYSTTWCGYCRRLKSQMDREGITYNEINIELDADSAAFVEKANGGNQTVPTVRVVPVGGGAEVIMTNPSLAQVKQALGA